The Polynucleobacter sp. TSB-Sco08W16 genome includes a region encoding these proteins:
- a CDS encoding OmpW family protein — MRLKSLVAAMAAVASLAPIASQAQSAEENPWMVRVRAVDLLWNNGQTGIAQTANIKAKDQVIPEFDISYFFTKNIATELVLTWPQQVNITATGANTNVGKISALPPSLLLQYHFTDLGAFKPYVGAGVNYTIFGNRQNFYGAGAGLQVEPSSFGAVGQVGADYFFDKNWGLNVDVKYATMATNVQAVAGGANLGKLTLNPWMPAVGVTYKF; from the coding sequence ATGCGTCTTAAATCACTAGTAGCAGCAATGGCTGCAGTAGCTTCCTTAGCTCCAATTGCATCCCAAGCACAATCAGCCGAAGAAAACCCTTGGATGGTTCGTGTTCGTGCAGTCGATCTCCTTTGGAATAATGGACAAACGGGTATCGCTCAGACAGCTAATATCAAAGCAAAGGATCAAGTCATTCCTGAGTTTGATATTTCCTATTTCTTTACAAAAAATATCGCAACTGAGCTAGTGTTAACTTGGCCACAGCAGGTAAATATTACTGCTACTGGCGCTAATACCAATGTAGGCAAAATCAGCGCGCTTCCTCCATCGCTATTGCTTCAATATCACTTCACAGATTTGGGCGCCTTCAAGCCTTATGTTGGTGCTGGTGTGAACTATACAATTTTCGGCAATCGTCAAAACTTCTATGGGGCTGGCGCAGGCTTACAGGTTGAACCCTCAAGTTTTGGTGCGGTTGGTCAAGTTGGTGCTGACTACTTCTTTGATAAAAATTGGGGTCTGAACGTTGACGTGAAGTACGCAACTATGGCGACAAATGTTCAGGCGGTTGCAGGTGGAGCAAATTTAGGAAAATTAACTTTGAATCCTTGGATGCCAGCTGTTGGTGTGACTTACAAGTTCTAA